The Candidatus Defluviibacterium haderslevense DNA window ATATATGATTTGACCTATATGATACGGGTAGTGAGCCAATTGTCGATTTAACGCTTCAAGTACGGTATGCCCTTGATTTCTAATGTAGATGATCCGATCCAGATCAGCTTCCGTGAGCGAATTTAACGCATTAAATAAACAGGACCATCCTTTGTCCCATAAGTCTTGCATTTCTTGCCGAGTATGAATATTGTTTTCAAATTCCTCATCTCTGTTTCGCCATGTTTTTTCCCCATCAGATTCCAAGAAATCAGTCCAGCGTGATAGCATGTTACCATTTAAATGGTGAACTATAGTGGCTATGCTGTTGCTTTCTTCGTTGTATTGCCAAAATAATGCCTCGTCAGTGACTTGTTCAAATGTTTTCTCTCCAAGTAATTTGTAGTATTCGAATTGTTGTCTAACACTATCTAGATAATTATTATTCATGGTCGATGTTTTACAAGGATTAAATGATGACCTTTAAACAAATCCAATTTGAAGAATGTTTATATGCTTATTGATTTCTACTTGTATTAATCATTTTGAAATGCATGAATTGAACTTTAAAATCCTTTCAGATGCACTGATATCCTCTTCATTTAGACATTTAGGGATATTAACTTTCCAGGAAGCTGCTCAATATATTTGTAATTTACCATATAAACGTAATGTATTTAAAGATAATGTACTTTGTGTATTTGAGGATGGTGGTGGTACATGTAGCACTAAACACGCATTATTGAAGACCTTAGCTATTGAAAACAACGTAAATGAATTGCAATTAATCGTAGGTATCTTTCGAATGAATCCATTCAATACGCCACAGATAAGTTCATGTTTAGAAAACTACCATTTAAGTTATATCCCTGAAGCCCATTGTTATCTTAAATACAATCATAAAATATTAGACTTTACAGGTGTTTCATTTTTAGAAAAGAAATTTATAGTTGACCTACTAGATGAATTTGAGATCGCTCCTCATCAAATTTCAGATTATAAAATAGCAAGACATCAGAACTTTTTATCGAATTGGTTAAATGAACATCGGGAAATTTCTTATTCAATGGAAGAAATATGGAAGATACGAGAAGAGTGTATTAAGATATTGTCCAAAGTTTAATCTTTTAAAAGATCCGGTCTGCGATTTTTGGTGCGTTCCAAGGCTTGTTCGAATCGCCACTCATCAATTTTAGCCTGATGACCGCTCAACAATATGTCAGGCACTTCATAACCTCTGAAGGAAGCGGGGCGACTGTAAACTGGTGGTGCTAACATATCATCTTGAAATGAATCTGTCAATGCTGACGTTTCATCATTGAGTACACCGGGAATCAATCTTCCAATTGCATCTGTTAATACCATAGCAGCTAATTCACCACCACTGAGTACATAATCACCGATGCTGATTTCGATGGTAATCCAATGGTCGCGAACTCTTTGATCAATGCCCTTATAATGACCGCATATTAAAAGTAAATTTTGTTTAAGGCTTAAGGAATTAGCCATTTGTTGATTTAAGGTCTGACCATCTGGACTTAAATATATGACTTCATCATATTGGGTAGTTTTTTGTAATGCTTCTATGCAGTTGACCAATGGCTCTATTAACATGACCATTCCTGCACCGCCTCCGAAAGCGTAATCATCAACTTGTCTATAAGCGTTAAGCCCAAAAGATTTAAGATCAATAATATTTATTTCTAATAATCCCTTGGTCTGAGCTCTTTGAATTATTGAATGATTTAAAGGTCCTTCAAGTAGGGCAGGCAATAACGATATGATATCTATTTTCATTCCAATTTTAAAATCAAGATATAAGTCTTACACTAATATAAAAATATCTGACCAAGAGTTACAAGGTCAGATATTTTTATTGAAAATTTAAATTTACTTTGTATTATTCTATTCCTAGTAACTCTACTTCAAATATTAAAGCTGAAAACGGCTTGATGTCTGCACCTGCACCACGTTCTCCATAGGCTAAAGAGTAGGGTATGAAAAATCTGAATTTTGATCCTACCGGCATAAGTTGTAATCCTTCGGTCCAGCCTTTGATGACACCGTTTAATGGAAAGGAAATGGGTTCATTTCTTTCTACTGAACTATCAAATACTTTACCATTAATCAGTGTTCCATGATAATGTGTTTTTACGGTACTTGAAGCTGTTGGTTTTGGACCAGTTCCCATTTTTATAACTTCGTATTGTAAACCACTAGGAAGGGTAGTGACTCCGGGTTTTTTACTATTAGCAAGAAGAAAAGCTTCACCTTCTTCTTTTATTGGACCTGCCAATTTTGCATTCTCAGCTTCTGCTTTGATAGCGTTTTCTTGTGCAGCTTTAGAATAAATTTCTGATGCATCTTTTATTGAAATGCTAGTTTTCTTATCTGCAAAAATGGCTTCTAATGCCTCAACTACATCTGGTGCAGAGATTTTAGTAAATCCTTGTTGTTTAAGTGTAGTTCCAAATAATACGCCAATGCTGTAACTCAATGAATCCATCTTTAATTGTTGATTTTGTGCAGATGCAGTATTGATTAAAAAGCATCCACAGGTGAATAAAATAAAATGTTTTAACATGTTAATGATTGTTTTTAATGGTTGAAAAGTTTTTATGAAAAATTGGAATCGTCTCTATTCCTTTATAGAAATTAAATAAACCAAAATGTTCGTTTGGTGAATGAATGTTGTCTGAATCCAAGCCAAAACCCATGAGAACTGTTTTTAAGCCTAATATCCTTTCGAATAATGCTATAATAGGAATACTACCGCCGCCTCGGGTAGGAATCGGTTTTTTACCAAATGTCGTTTCTATGGCATCAGCAGCAGCTTGATAAGCGGCACTATTGGTTGGAGTAACAACTGGTTCCCCTCCATGAAGTTCGGTAACTTTTACCTTTACATATGGTGGAGCTATTTGCTCTATATATTTAGTAAATAATTGAGCCGTTTCGTGTGATTTTTGATTAGGAACCAAGCGCATTGAAATTTTGGCATAGGCTTTAGAAGGCAAAACTGTTTTTGCGCCTTCCCCAGTATATCCACCCCATATGCCATTTAGCTCCAGGGTTGGACGAATTCCAGTCCTTTCCAATGTAGTGAAATTTTTCTCACCCCAAACTTCATTGATTTCAAGATCTTTTTTATACTGATCTAAAACGAAAGGTGCTTTATTTAAATCAGTTCTTTCGGCTTCTGTAAGTTCTATTACACTATCATAGAACCCCGGAATGGTGATATGATTATTCTCGTCATGCATGCCTGAGATCATCTGAGCCAAAATAGTAATTGGATTAGCTACAGCTCCTCCATAAACTCCGGAATGCAAATCCCGATTAGGGCCAGTTACTTCTACTTCCATATATGCCAATCCCCTTAGTCCTGTTTCTATGGATGGGTTTTCCATACTAATCATGGATGTATCACTTACCAATACGATATCCGCTTTAAGTTTTTCTTTATTTTCTTCCAAAAAGCTTCCCAAATTAGAACTTCCTACCTCTTCTTCTCCCTCAATGATATACTTGACATTACAGCACAAGTTATTAGTAGCCAACATGGTTTCTAAAGCTTTAACATGCATGTAGACTTGACCTTTGTCATCACAAGCTCCTCTGGCGTAAATTTTATCATCCTTCACTACTGGTTCAAAAGGACCACTAGTCCATAAATCCAATGGATCAGGAGGCTGGACATCGTAATGTCCATAAGTCAGGATGGTCGGTAGGTTGGGATCTAATATTTTGTGTGCATATACTATGGGGTGACCCTTAGTTGGGCAAATTTCAGCATGGGTGCAGCCAGCCTTTAATAAAGCTGTTTTGACAGCCTCTGCACAGCGGGCCGTGTCCTCATTGTGTTTGGTATCCGCACTAACAGATGGAATCTTTAATAATTCAATGAGTTCATCTAGAAATCTTTGTTTGTTTGAATGGATATAGTCTATCATATGTTTTTGTGTATTTAGCAGGAAAAAAAATAACGAATTCAGGGGTATCCAGGCTTGGTACAATTGACCTCACAAGCTTGAAATCGCCGCAAAAATAATGTTTTGAACTAATATTATTTCAATTTATTATTAAATGAGGCGAACGATTGAGCGTATTGAATTATTGCCTTTGTCGATAATATATAATTGCATCTTTTAAACGGTTTTTAATATAGTCATACTATATGGGAATTGTTAAGGTTTTGAAAATCCTTTGATTTTGATTCAAAAGGATAATATCAAGCCCTCCAGTCTGAAGCATGGGGTAGGTAATGACTGGGATTGTAGGCTTTTATGTTAGTTAAATTTTGTATTTTTGCCGACCTTTTTCATCTATTTAGGGTAATTCATGCGGTTATTTATATTTTTATTGATTTGCTTTTGTTGTCAACGTGACAATTATGCCCATAATTGCATACAGTTAATAAGAGAGTTTAAGGATACTATACCGGATTTTAATAAGCTAGTTAATGCTAAAATTCTTGAAATTAATACCAGAATTCAGGATGGAAAAGATAAAATGGAATATATCGAAGAAGAAAAAAAAAGATATACTTCAGATCAAAAGGAAACTAGAAAACTAAACAAGCAAATAGAGCAATTGAAATCAGCAAATGATCAAGAACTTTCTCGATTAAATGATTTTAAATTATTGTTGACAGAAGTACATCAATTGCCTTATCAATCTATTGAAGATCAATTGAAATTTCAAAAAAATGCGCAACAAAGAATTAAAAAGCTGGATCATGCTGAATATAAAATTTCTAAAAAAGAGAATTTAAATATTCCCAGAAGTTTGAATGTTGATGTTTATGATTATTCAGAAGCTTTTCAATGCGAATTGGAAGCCAATCAGGATGGTTCTGTCTTTGCTACTAAATACATAAATCTTTTAAGTTATACAGATAGTAAATTGGAACGTTTTTTTAAAGACAAAGAATTTCTAACAATAGATGCCCGAATGCTCAAGTCCAGAAAAACGTACTATCTAGAAATGCGATTAATATTCACTTCCCCACAAGCATTAAAGATATATGGAAATATGGATTCAGGCAATCCCATTAAATTGAGTTTTTTAAATGATGAGTACATTTATTTAAATAGCAATGCCACTTCAAATGGTCAATTGGAAGCAAAATCTGGAAATACAATTTACAAAATTCAATGTGCGTTAAATAAGGAGCAAATTAAAAAATTGAAATCAAAAGATCTGAATAACATTACTTTCATTTGGGATGCTGGAATTGAAACATATGACATTTATCATATAGACGCTTTTCAAAAATTAATGGCATGCATCAGGAAAAAGAATTAACAACCCTTGGATTGCACTTACCTACTGATCCAAGGTGGGCTAATTTAGCTGCAATGTCCCTAGAAGAAATTTTGACGGATCATGCATTTTGTGAACAAAAAGCTGCAAGTGCAGGTATTAGTTTAATTCAATTGTTTCCTGACAAAAAGGAATTAGTGCAACAAGTTTCTGAAGTGGTTGCGGAGGAATGGGAACATTTCAAAATGGTTGTAAAAGAACTAGAGAATAGGAATTTGAAGCTTGGATTTCAAAGAAAAGATATTTATGTAACAGAGCTTTTGAAATTTGTTAAAAAGGGTGGAAGTCGCGATGAGCGTTTATTAGATTTGTTATTATTAAGTGCAGTCATTGAAGCTAGAAGTTGCGAAAGATTTAGATTGCTTTCACTCGAATTAAAAGAACAAAATCTAAGAGATTTCTATCATCAGTTTGTCATTTCTGAGGCGGGACATTATCGTTTATTTTTAAATTTAGCAGAACGCTACTTGGGTAAAGAAAAAACATGGAAGCGCTGGCAAGAATTTCTGGATTATGAAGCTCAAGTCATGGCAGACATTGGACTGCGTGCCGGTAGTATGCATTAATCCAGTGTATTTATGAAATTTATTGAAAATTGCCTGTTTTATTTATTGGCAACTATCGAATTTCCATATCTCCTTTTATCTCTTTTTTGACGATTCAGTCTGCGATCTATGGGTTTTCCTTGTTCGTCAACTTTTTTACGTGGGGGTCTTTGTACAGGTGCAGCTTTTACCGGATTATGAATTAATAAAGGAAAAGGATGATTTTCGATAACTGGAAGTTTTTTAGAAATTAATTTTTCAATATCTTTTAAAAAAGGTTTTTCTTCTGCGTCACAAAACGAATATGCCGTTCCTTTAGCTCCTGCTCTACCGGTTCTTCCAATTCTATGTACATAAGTTTCTGATATGTTAGGAATTTCATAATTGATTACATATTCTAAATCATCGACATCGATTCCTCTTGCAGCAATGTCTGTTGCAACTAACACTCTGGTTGTTTGAGCTTTGAAATTAGTTAATGCCCGTTGTCTGGCGTTTTGGGCTTTATTACCATGAATGGCTTCAGCTTTAATATTGTTCGTATGTAAAACTTTGACCACTTTGTCAGCACCATGTTTCGTTCTGGTGAAAACCAATACAGTCTTGATGTCTTTGTTTTTTAGTATTTCAATGAGCAGCTTATTTTTATTTCCTTTATCAACAAAATAAATAAATTGTTGAATGGTGTCAGCAGTTGAAGAAACCGGTGTGACTTCTATTTTTATAGGTTTATGTAATATGTTTGATGATAATTTAACAATTTCATCAGGCATGGTTGCAGAAAAAAACAAAGTTTGTCTTTTTTTAGGTACACTGGCTATGATTTTTTTTACATCGTTGATAAAACCCATATCTAACATACGGTCTGCTTCATCTAAGACTAAGATTTCTACATGTTGTAAGGTCAGATGTCCTTGATTCATTAGGTCTATAAGTCGTCCAGGAGTAGCTATTAAAATATCAACTCCATTTCTCAATGCTTCTGTTTGTTGGCCCTGATTAACACCGCCAAATATTACAGTACTTCTTAATGGCAAATGTCTGCCATATGATTTGAAACTTTCATTGATCTGTATCGCCAATTCACGAGTTGGAGTAATGATAAGGCTTCTGATGGAACGTTTTTTTAAATTATGGGGAGATTGACTTAACAACTGTAAAATCGGTATAGCAAATGCTGCAGTTTTACCGGTTCCTGTTTGGGCACATGCCAATAAATCGGTGCCTTGAAGTCCAATTGGAATAGCTTTTAATTGAATGGGTGTTGGAATCGAGTAGCCTTCTTCTTCTAATGATTTAAGAATAGGATCAATGATGTGTAGATCTTGAAATTGCATGTAAATAAAAAATAATTTTGAAAATAATAGAAATGAATGGGTAGGTTCTTTTAGAAATATGATGCAAGGTAGTCATTTAATTGAGCATTTTTTTCTAAATTTTTCTGGATAGGCAAATAAGTTGTTAAATTATCGTAAATGGAGCATTTAATTTTGACATTTATTTGAATTCATCCTTTTAAATGGTAAATCGGATCAATTGTTTTAGATAAATATCAAAATTTATTCTAAATGTTAGTGGTTGTTTAATTTAATCCAACGATCAAGGATTTTGAGTATTGTTAATGTGCAATTTTTGATTTTATATTGGAAATTGAGGTATTATCATTGAGCCATTTTTATTTTATTACATTTTGCTATTTCTTTTCCATTTCCATGGTTATTTGTAGTGTTTGAATAGTATTATAAAGTAAAACAATATGAATGGAGGTGCAAAATAGTCTTTTGTCTCATGCACATATTTTACACTTATAAGTCAATAATTATAGTGAACTTTGCGCGCTTAATCCAACATCTTTTAAAGAATGTCATATGAATCATAAAACCTTAACTAAAGCCTTCTCATTGATTGCAACAGCTAAGGCAATGACTGAAATATATGAAGCGAATTTTAAGTTTGCTTCAAAATATGTTCATGCTACATCAAGAGGTCATGAAGCAGTTCAGATTGCAATGGGTCTCCAACTTTTACCACAGGATTATTTGTCAGCATATTATAGGGACGATAGCCTTTTGCTTGCTATAGGAATGAAGCCCTATGATCTGATGTTGCAACTTATGGCCAAGCGGGATGATCCATTTTCAGGCGGGAGAACTTATTACAGTCATCCAAGTCTGAGAGATACAGACAAGCCAAAAATTCCGCACCAATCTTCTGCAACAGGTATGCAAGCTATCCCTACTACTGGAATTGCCATGGGAATTCAGTATAAGGAGTTGATGAATTTTGAAACTGTTCAAGATCTCAAGCCAATCGTTGTATGTTCACTAGGAGATGCATCCATTACAGAAGGTGAGGTCGCTGAAGCATTTCATATGGCTTCATTGAAGCAATTGCCAATTCTTTATTTAGTTCAAGATAACGACTGGGATATTTCCGCTCATAGTAGTGAAATTCGTAGTGGAAATGCAATCGATTATATCAAGGGTTTTCCAGGTATTGAAAGTGCATCTATTGATGGAACTGATTTCGAATTATCATACCAAACCATAGAGCATATTATCAATAAAATGAGGAAAGATCGGAAACCTTTTCTTCTTCATGCAAAAGTTCCTTTATTGAATCATCACACATCAGGTGTAAGAAAGGAATGGTACAGAGATGATTTGGAAAGTCAAATGCAACGTGATCCATATGAAAAATTAATAAGTTTACTTGCTAAAAATAATATTTCAAATGATCATATTTTAAGTATAGAATCTGATGCGAATAAATTAGTTGAACTTGATTTTGATCGAGCCCGAAATGCTGAAGATCCAAGACCTGAGGATTTGTATACTCATGATTTTGCTCCAACCCACATTGTTGAAGAAAGTGGAATAAGGCATCCGGATACTTCTGAAGAGAAAGTTATGGTTGATTGTGCTTTATTTGCTGTTGAAGAATTGATGAGAAAACATCCTGAATGTATTTTTTATGGCCAGGATGTTGGGAAGCGATTGGGTGGAGTATTTAGAGAGGCAGCAACCTTGGCTCAAAAATTTGGCGATCATAGGGTATTCAACACACCCATCCAGGAAGCTTTCATTGTGGGTAGTACGGTTGGTATGTCTGCTGTGGGTTTAAAACCGATTGTAGAGGTACAGTTTGCAGATTATATTTGGCCGGGATTGAACCAATTGTTTACTGAGGTTGCTCGCTCATGTTATCTTACGAATGGGAAATATCCTGTGAGTATGATATTAAGAGTGCCGATAGGTGCTTATGGAAGTGGAGGACCTTATCATTCATCCAGTGTCGAATCCGTAGTTTGTAATATCAAAGGAATTAAAGTAGTCTATCCATCAAATGGTGCTGATCTTAAAGGATTGATGAAAGCAGCATATTATGACCCTAATCCGGTCGTAGTTTTCGAACATAAGGGTTTGTATTGGAGCAAAGTACCTGGAACTGAAGCTGCGAAAGTAGTTATGCCTGATGAAGATTATATAGTGCCATTGGGAAGTGCTAAAGTGGTGTTAGAAGCTACTGATAAAGAAGCATCTAGTTTATGTATTATTACTTACGGTATGGGTGTGCATTGGGCATTGAATGCATCTAAATCATATGTCGGGAGAATTACTATTGTAGATCTAAGGACCTTAGTGCCTTTAGATAGGAATACCATTTTTAATGAGGTAAAGAAATTGGGAAGATGCCTCGTTGTTACTGAAGAAACCATTGATAATAGTTTCGCATTGGCTCTAGCCGGATTGATTAGCGAACATTGTTTTGAATATTTGGATGCTCCTGTTAAAACCATTGGATCAAAGAATTTACCAGCCATTCCTTTGAATAGCATTTTAGAACAAGAGATGATTTTGAATGTTGATAAAGTGAAGTTGAGTATTGAAGAATTATTAAATTATTAGTACCATGGATCTAAACTCCATTTTTCACCTGATTCAAGAATCCTATATTGGTTATTGGAATTACCTAAAAAACGAAATATTATTTTCATACGAATACAAGCCTTGGTATGAAAATTATTTTTATGGCTTGGTGTTGCTTTCTTTATTTACATGGTTATTAGAGATTATTTTTCCTTGGCGCAAAAATCAGGCTTTATTTCGCAAAGATTTTTGGTTGGATTTATTTTATGTTTTTTTTAATTTTTTCCTTTTTTCATTAGTGTTATATAATGCATTATCC harbors:
- a CDS encoding DUF1572 family protein; the protein is MNNNYLDSVRQQFEYYKLLGEKTFEQVTDEALFWQYNEESNSIATIVHHLNGNMLSRWTDFLESDGEKTWRNRDEEFENNIHTRQEMQDLWDKGWSCLFNALNSLTEADLDRIIYIRNQGHTVLEALNRQLAHYPYHIGQIIYIGKMAANEHWNSLSIPRSQSGSYNQNKFSHDKKIEHFTKEVLDQK
- the trmD gene encoding tRNA (guanosine(37)-N1)-methyltransferase TrmD; its protein translation is MKIDIISLLPALLEGPLNHSIIQRAQTKGLLEINIIDLKSFGLNAYRQVDDYAFGGGAGMVMLIEPLVNCIEALQKTTQYDEVIYLSPDGQTLNQQMANSLSLKQNLLLICGHYKGIDQRVRDHWITIEISIGDYVLSGGELAAMVLTDAIGRLIPGVLNDETSALTDSFQDDMLAPPVYSRPASFRGYEVPDILLSGHQAKIDEWRFEQALERTKNRRPDLLKD
- a CDS encoding FKBP-type peptidyl-prolyl cis-trans isomerase, whose amino-acid sequence is MDSLSYSIGVLFGTTLKQQGFTKISAPDVVEALEAIFADKKTSISIKDASEIYSKAAQENAIKAEAENAKLAGPIKEEGEAFLLANSKKPGVTTLPSGLQYEVIKMGTGPKPTASSTVKTHYHGTLINGKVFDSSVERNEPISFPLNGVIKGWTEGLQLMPVGSKFRFFIPYSLAYGERGAGADIKPFSALIFEVELLGIE
- a CDS encoding dipeptidase, which translates into the protein MIDYIHSNKQRFLDELIELLKIPSVSADTKHNEDTARCAEAVKTALLKAGCTHAEICPTKGHPIVYAHKILDPNLPTILTYGHYDVQPPDPLDLWTSGPFEPVVKDDKIYARGACDDKGQVYMHVKALETMLATNNLCCNVKYIIEGEEEVGSSNLGSFLEENKEKLKADIVLVSDTSMISMENPSIETGLRGLAYMEVEVTGPNRDLHSGVYGGAVANPITILAQMISGMHDENNHITIPGFYDSVIELTEAERTDLNKAPFVLDQYKKDLEINEVWGEKNFTTLERTGIRPTLELNGIWGGYTGEGAKTVLPSKAYAKISMRLVPNQKSHETAQLFTKYIEQIAPPYVKVKVTELHGGEPVVTPTNSAAYQAAADAIETTFGKKPIPTRGGGSIPIIALFERILGLKTVLMGFGLDSDNIHSPNEHFGLFNFYKGIETIPIFHKNFSTIKNNH
- a CDS encoding tRNA-(ms[2]io[6]A)-hydroxylase, producing the protein MHQEKELTTLGLHLPTDPRWANLAAMSLEEILTDHAFCEQKAASAGISLIQLFPDKKELVQQVSEVVAEEWEHFKMVVKELENRNLKLGFQRKDIYVTELLKFVKKGGSRDERLLDLLLLSAVIEARSCERFRLLSLELKEQNLRDFYHQFVISEAGHYRLFLNLAERYLGKEKTWKRWQEFLDYEAQVMADIGLRAGSMH
- a CDS encoding DEAD/DEAH box helicase encodes the protein MQFQDLHIIDPILKSLEEEGYSIPTPIQLKAIPIGLQGTDLLACAQTGTGKTAAFAIPILQLLSQSPHNLKKRSIRSLIITPTRELAIQINESFKSYGRHLPLRSTVIFGGVNQGQQTEALRNGVDILIATPGRLIDLMNQGHLTLQHVEILVLDEADRMLDMGFINDVKKIIASVPKKRQTLFFSATMPDEIVKLSSNILHKPIKIEVTPVSSTADTIQQFIYFVDKGNKNKLLIEILKNKDIKTVLVFTRTKHGADKVVKVLHTNNIKAEAIHGNKAQNARQRALTNFKAQTTRVLVATDIAARGIDVDDLEYVINYEIPNISETYVHRIGRTGRAGAKGTAYSFCDAEEKPFLKDIEKLISKKLPVIENHPFPLLIHNPVKAAPVQRPPRKKVDEQGKPIDRRLNRQKRDKRRYGNSIVANK
- a CDS encoding tungsten formylmethanofuran dehydrogenase, producing MNHKTLTKAFSLIATAKAMTEIYEANFKFASKYVHATSRGHEAVQIAMGLQLLPQDYLSAYYRDDSLLLAIGMKPYDLMLQLMAKRDDPFSGGRTYYSHPSLRDTDKPKIPHQSSATGMQAIPTTGIAMGIQYKELMNFETVQDLKPIVVCSLGDASITEGEVAEAFHMASLKQLPILYLVQDNDWDISAHSSEIRSGNAIDYIKGFPGIESASIDGTDFELSYQTIEHIINKMRKDRKPFLLHAKVPLLNHHTSGVRKEWYRDDLESQMQRDPYEKLISLLAKNNISNDHILSIESDANKLVELDFDRARNAEDPRPEDLYTHDFAPTHIVEESGIRHPDTSEEKVMVDCALFAVEELMRKHPECIFYGQDVGKRLGGVFREAATLAQKFGDHRVFNTPIQEAFIVGSTVGMSAVGLKPIVEVQFADYIWPGLNQLFTEVARSCYLTNGKYPVSMILRVPIGAYGSGGPYHSSSVESVVCNIKGIKVVYPSNGADLKGLMKAAYYDPNPVVVFEHKGLYWSKVPGTEAAKVVMPDEDYIVPLGSAKVVLEATDKEASSLCIITYGMGVHWALNASKSYVGRITIVDLRTLVPLDRNTIFNEVKKLGRCLVVTEETIDNSFALALAGLISEHCFEYLDAPVKTIGSKNLPAIPLNSILEQEMILNVDKVKLSIEELLNY